In Rhodothermales bacterium, a single genomic region encodes these proteins:
- the nusA gene encoding transcription termination factor NusA, giving the protein MQSTNLVSSFAEIAREKGIERDTLQMIVEDVFRAMIRKRYGSDESFEIIFNPDNGDIQVLHIRQVVANLDLDDPVTQIEVRDAVRIDEDFSEGDEVASEVDIADFGRRAVMTARQTFSQRIRDIEKENVHKAYQDIIGEVVVGEIYQIRRREVLVIHNKVELLLPREEQIYKDRYRKGDMLRAVVKEVRRDAGSNPQVIISRADPIFMERLFELEVPEIYDGIVEIKRIVREPGDRAKVAVESHDDRIDPVGACVGMKGVRIHAVVRELGNENIDVLEWTNDAHELIKRALSPAKPVNVVVNNELNPPRAKVVVRADEVSQAIGRGGINIRLAAALTGYEIDIYREIAADEEDIEIGEFADEFDPDTLKLLQNIGCDSARAVLELSLEELVRRSGLDTEAAQRVLNVIKAEFEDEEEVEED; this is encoded by the coding sequence ATGCAGAGCACGAACCTAGTATCTTCTTTTGCCGAAATCGCCCGGGAGAAAGGGATCGAACGCGATACCCTGCAAATGATCGTGGAAGATGTCTTCCGCGCCATGATTCGCAAGCGGTATGGCTCCGACGAGTCGTTTGAGATCATCTTTAACCCGGACAATGGCGATATTCAAGTGCTGCATATCCGCCAGGTCGTGGCGAACCTGGACCTGGACGATCCCGTCACCCAGATCGAAGTGCGCGACGCCGTCCGTATCGACGAAGATTTCTCGGAGGGGGACGAGGTGGCGAGCGAAGTCGACATCGCGGATTTCGGTCGGCGCGCCGTCATGACGGCCCGGCAGACGTTCAGCCAGCGCATTCGCGATATCGAGAAAGAAAACGTCCACAAGGCGTATCAAGATATTATCGGTGAGGTCGTCGTAGGTGAGATCTACCAGATCCGCCGCCGCGAAGTCCTCGTGATCCATAATAAGGTTGAACTGCTGCTACCTCGCGAAGAGCAGATCTACAAGGATCGCTACCGCAAGGGCGACATGTTGCGCGCCGTCGTCAAGGAAGTGCGCCGCGACGCCGGCAGCAATCCGCAGGTGATCATTAGCCGCGCGGATCCTATCTTCATGGAGCGTCTGTTCGAACTTGAGGTGCCCGAAATCTATGACGGCATCGTTGAGATCAAGCGCATCGTCCGCGAGCCCGGCGACCGCGCCAAGGTAGCCGTGGAAAGCCATGACGACCGGATCGACCCCGTCGGTGCCTGCGTCGGCATGAAAGGTGTCCGTATCCATGCCGTCGTGCGGGAACTGGGCAACGAGAACATCGACGTCCTGGAATGGACCAACGATGCACACGAATTGATCAAACGGGCGCTATCCCCGGCCAAGCCGGTCAATGTGGTCGTCAATAATGAGTTGAATCCACCGCGCGCGAAGGTGGTTGTCCGGGCCGATGAAGTCAGCCAGGCCATCGGTCGCGGTGGTATCAATATTCGCCTCGCGGCGGCTCTGACGGGGTATGAAATCGATATCTACCGCGAAATCGCTGCCGACGAAGAAGACATCGAAATCGGCGAATTTGCAGACGAATTCGACCCCGACACGCTGAAGCTGCTCCAGAACATCGGATGCGACTCGGCTCGTGCCGTACTCGAACTCTCCCTGGAAGAACTGGTGCGTCGTTCGGGCCTCGACACGGAAGCGGCACAACGTGTCCTCAACGTGATCAAGGCTGAATTTGAGGACGAAGAGGAGGTGGAAGAGGATTGA
- the rimP gene encoding ribosome maturation factor RimP, which translates to MSTTVSKPVEPEYDPLPARVRAIIEEVIEDPPYFLVDVSIRGREGSRVVEVFVDRDEGISIEALADLSREIGFLLETEDIIKGRYYLTVSSPGADRPLVMPRQFRRHSGRPMRLVVRGEDGAEHTVRGILATAGDDDVELKITDDQPRRVRYADIVEARIELPW; encoded by the coding sequence ATGAGCACTACGGTTAGCAAACCGGTTGAACCGGAATACGATCCGTTGCCCGCACGCGTGCGGGCGATCATCGAGGAGGTGATCGAGGATCCGCCATATTTTCTGGTGGACGTCTCGATTCGCGGCCGCGAGGGTTCGCGTGTGGTGGAGGTGTTCGTCGATCGCGACGAGGGCATTTCCATCGAGGCGCTGGCGGACTTGAGCCGGGAAATCGGTTTTTTGCTGGAAACCGAGGACATCATCAAGGGGCGGTATTACCTCACCGTCTCTTCCCCGGGGGCCGACCGGCCGCTGGTGATGCCCCGGCAGTTCCGCAGGCATAGCGGGCGCCCAATGCGCCTGGTCGTTCGGGGTGAAGACGGCGCGGAGCATACGGTCCGCGGCATCCTCGCCACCGCGGGAGACGACGATGTTGAACTTAAAATCACGGATGATCAGCCACGCCGTGTCCGTTATGCGGATATCGTGGAGGCCAGGATCGAGTTACCCTGGTAG